One Candidatus Bathyarchaeota archaeon genomic window, AGAGGAATTGCCAAAAGGAGCTTGAAATCCTGAAACACGAAGTAGATGTCCCCGAATTACCCTCAAAACGCTTTACTTACACTCAAATTCTAAATGAACTGAAGAAAGAAGGGATAGAAATCCCATGGGGTGAAGATATCCCAACGCCTGCATACCGAACTCTAGGCAAACTTCATCCCTACTTCTACTTCATAACTGAGTGGCCCACGAAATCCAAACCGTTCTACATCAAACCACATGATGATAACCCTGAGGTCAGTGAAGGATTCGACTTCATGTGGAAATGGATGGAGCTGGCCTCCGGAGGAACACGCGTTCACTCAAAAACCCTCTTAATGAAACGCCTGAAAGAACAAGGATTAAACCCAAAATCCTTCAAGCACCATTTACAAGTTTTTGACTATGGACTGCCTCCTCACGCAGGATGGGCAGCTGGCCTAGAAAGGGTGCTGATGATGTTGACAGGCAAACGGAACATTCGGGAAGTTGTTTTATTCCCCAGAGACCGCGCCAGACTCACCCCATGAAAATGACAAGCTATCGTTCTCGTCTAGAAGATAAGTCCACATACATATAAGAAAGGGCGAAACGCCAATTTATTGTAGGAAGGAGAAGAGTAAAAATGCAGAAAAAAGCTAGCGCTATAGTAGCTATCATATTATTGACGCTTGGAACATTAGGTGTGGTTTCCCTTTTTATGCCGACCCAAGCCGTCCCATTAGACTTTGAAACCATGTGCGAAGGAACGGTTGATAAGAAGCCGGGTGAATCCTTCACCGTCAAGATAACCTTCAAGAACAAAGGCACAACAGAAGGCACGTGGAAAATCACCGTGACTTTTGAAGGAGAGGATTGGACATGGAAAGGCGAGGAGAAACAACTTACGCTGAAGTCGTGTAAAACGAAAACTCTGACTTGGGAAGGAAACGTGTCAGAAGACGCTGCCGTAGACGCTGTTGCACGATTAGTCGTATACTACGACAGCGAGTTTGCGGCTTTGAATTGGTGGATTCACGTGATACCTGACGCGGAACTCTACATAATTGACAGCAAAGTAAGCTAGAACCAGCTTTCATAATAAAGTGGAGATATCTCCCGCATTTCTCCGCCTTTTTTATGCGTTAGGAATTGAATGCACAAAATATATTTTACTGTTTCACAATAGGACGTGTCAGGGGGAGGTAGAGATTGGCTATCCGCGTTTTTTGGACGGTTCTCTATGGATTGCTAATGGCATGTTTCTTTTTAGTGGGAATCTATCTCCCGTATTTAGGCTGGGCTGGCTTTATTGTGTTACCTCTGATGACAAGTGCTATTGTTGGTTACTTCTCAAAAGAAATCAGAGAAGCCTTCTCGGTTATTGTAGTGGGACTCGTTGTCTATGGAGTCATAGCATTAATACTCATAGGGGTGCTTTCCAGTTCTATAGCAAATGCTCTATATTGGGTACATGAAGCGAGTTGGCCTCAACTCTCAGAAGCTGAGCTTCATGCAACAATGTATAACGAGACAGTCTACGCTCTTGGCATAATGTGTATCGGCTTTTTTATGATTCAGATTTCGTTGACAGTTGGTGGAGTATCCGTCGGAATATTTGTCAAGAAGTTGCAGAGGATGTTGCAACCAGCCAAAGATCGGATAATCAGTTATGGAGATTTCACAACTGAAGGCATAACGAGAACAGGTGTAGTTAAAGTGAGAGTGATCGGAACTATTCCAGAGGAACTGTATGAATGGATGAAAAAAGAAGTAGAAGCCAGCAACTACGTTAACCAAAGCCACATTATCGAAGCTGCTCTAAGAAAGCTCAAAGAAGAGAGAGAAGAACCATAGTATACATTGATTTTATTCAATGCGCGCGTAAAGGAGTTCCTAGGCCACAAAAGAATCGAAGACACTATGCGTTATATCCGAGTTGTTGAAGCCATTTTCAAAGAAATTACAGATGAATTCACCGTTAGAATAGCTAGAACACCAAAGGAAATTCAAGGATTGCTAGAAGTAGGCTTCGAATACATCTGCGAGAAAGACGGTTTACTATATTTCCGCAAACGAAAATAGCTATATAAAAACCGTACAGATCAGCTAAAACCCAGCTTTTATCATGTTGCGTGGCTTCATAAATTCACGTAAGACCACAGTCGCGTAACAGCCACGATGCAGAGTAAAACTAATTCTCAGTTCCTTCTTGCGCAAATTTGACTCGTCTTTGACTGGTTTATCTGCATTAAGATTTATTATAGGTGTCATAGTAGCTCGAAGCTCGCCAGCTGCACTCATCTCTGGCGCAGAAGAGACGTAGAAATTCGCTTGAGTTATTTTTTCACTTTCAAGTATGGAGTGCTCTATTTCGCCTTGCAGGCCCTCTGATGAGGTTTGCTTGAAACCTATTAAGGGAATTGCGACGTACATCTCACCTTTTTTTACTTTTTTTCGTAAATCTTCAAGCTTCTCATGTGTGGCCTTTATGTAGCTTCTGATTGGCAAGCCATGGCTGTCGGTTTTCACAACGTAATCGCCGAGTTGTGGTTCGTTAATTGGAATCTTACGTAGTAGGCGTTGGCTGAGAAATCGGTTGAAGATGTATGACTGGTATGCTTGAAGAAAGAGCCTGCACAAACGCCGGGGCAGCCTTCTGAAAGCGCCCACAAAGTTTTTCGGATGCTTAACCAAGTGAGCCAACATTAATCGTTCATACAATAACCATCGTGGAAAAACGTTGATTACCTCCTTAAAGTCTCTAGTCTCTTGCAATCTCTGTCTCGCTTCTCTCGATTGGGGATGCTCGTAGGGGCTTGACTTGGCGAGAAACAGTAGCGCTGCCCTTTCTAAATCATCACGCGCTAACGCTTTGCCAACCAAATGGGTAATAGGGCGAATAGTGCCAAAGCGTTGGTGTCCAAAGAAATTCGGAATACCGCCTAAGACGCGTAACTCGTTTACCATGTCAGACATTCTTTCTTGAAGGACTGCGTTACTATGGCTGATGTTTCTTACTGATATATGGAATGTGTTGCCGAATGACATGTGGGGAAAAATCATGTTTGGCGAATAACGGAGAGGATACACATGAATATCGTCTACTCGTATGCGTCTTAGCTGTCTCAAATTTATATTTTCGATGCTGATGTGCTGAGCGGTTAAGGCTTTTTTATCTTTTATTCCTGCAATTCTCACACGCCGCTCACTGATACCTAATTGCTTAGCGATTTTTCTTGCCGCCAGCAACGTATCCCAGTCTCGTTTGACGAGCAAACAAATCAGGTAACGTCCTTCCCCTGTTACTTGACCCCGCAGCTTTGGCTTTAGCTCTGCCTTTGAACCGTCGACAAGCACCTCTTCAACCATAAAGTCTTCAGGCATCTGCCGTATTACGCCACCTATGCCACGAGTCTTTGTGACGAAAGTTTCAATGCCCAACTGTTTTTCAATTGTTGGAACTTTCAAGATTAACCCTGCTCATAGAAGCGGTAGTTTCCCCGTTATTTCGTCAATTTGTATAGAGGGTGCTGGCCCAATGCCTAGACATGTCACTGTGCTTGGGGGGAGTTGTGTTAATCCTCGATCTGTAATGAGGCTGTGGGGAAGCTTCATCCCTACTGCTTCTTTTTGAAGCTCTAACAGTTCGGCTAGATTTTTCACTTTTACAGCTACTTTGCATTGTCCTTCCCTCAACCATGCCTGCCACCATTCGGAGCGCCTCTTTCTAGCTTTTTCAGCGGCGGAAACCGCTGCATGCCCAACCTGTGCTGCCAGTTTGCCTTTACCCATCTTCAGATCTGTTCTTACCGCTATCACTTGTTTGTATTCGAACTCTTCTTGTGACATCCAATACACGCTCAGTATTCAGTTGTGTTTAAGGTTAAAGGGCTTTACAGATGTGCTTAGAAGAACGAAGCTATTAAGAAATATAATGCTGTCGCTAAAATCCTTGGGCTTTTAGCTATGCGAATCAATGAAGTACCTTGAAAATCAACGTCTCTCACAGTCTTCAAACTCTCATCTAACCTCAGCCGAGTGCAAAGAGTGATGAGTTGGTCGAGTTGTTTGTCTGAGAAACTGTTAAGCATTGTACGCAGACGTTTCATTGCCATCATATCAAAACCTATCTTCTTTTTCCATCGACGTTCATATTCAGCGAGAAAGTTTGCTGAAAAATCTTTGTGGCGAACAGCTAGGGCAACAACCTTACCTGCAATTTCCGCGCAGGTCAATCCCATAACAACACCTCCACCTGTAGTAGGTTTAACCTGTGAAGCCGTGTCCCCTACAACCAGCAACCCATCATAGAACGTTCGGGGAATCGGACCACCTAACGAAATAGGATGGTAGGCAAGGTTTGTAACATGGCTCCGCTTGAGCCTTTGACGGGCAATCGGGTTGTGATTGACAAAATGGCGTAAACACTCCCGAGGATTACCTCTTTCTGTTCCCAAGCCAACCTTCGCGGTGCCATCACGTCGCGGGACTATCCAAGCGAAGAAGCCAGTGGCGAAGTTGCGGCTTAAAAAAACTTCAACTGTGTCGCTGTCGATGTTATTAATCTTGTCAACTTCCGCTTGTACTCCATTAACTATTGTACGACTATTAAGTGAAGACAGTCCTGCTCGTTTTAGAAGACTTGAGGACACACCTTCCGCATCAATTACAACCTTAGACACAAGCTTTTTGGTTCTTTTCTTTCCTTTGAAAATAATGCCCCTAACTGTGCCCTTTTCAATCAAAAGAGAATCTACGTAAGTGTCATTTACAATTTTAGCGCCAGCCTTTAAAGCCAAATTCGAAAGATGCTGGTCAAAAAGCGCCCTGTTAACAACACAAGTCACTGGAGAGGCAAATCGAACCACAAATCTGTATCCAGAAGGAGAATAGAAGACAGCTGATTTAATCTCGTTCTCAAAGACGTTTTTCGGCAAACGGAGATCAAATCGTCTTATACCGGCAAGGCTTAGGTGGCCTGTGCAGTGCGAAGGCACTCCAACTTTACCGTGTTCCTCGAAAATAGTAACTTGGGCGTCTAGTTTTGCTGCTTGCAAGGCACAAAAAGAACCGGTTGGGCCAGCGCCAACAACTACTACGTCAGAGCTCACTAGAATCACGTTTGCTGTTTTTAAACTTCACTTCGGTATTTAGCTATTTACTTTTTCGTTTAGCTTTAAAAATTGAAACAAGAAAAAAGAAGAGAGGGGGAAAGAAGAGTGTTCCTAGATTTTTCTTTTACTCAGTGCTTTACGGAAGACGCCGCATTTGGGACAGTCGAAAAGACCAATTTCGAGTTCAAGTCTTTTGCCTTGCTTGTCAGGGCGCCCTGCCATTTTCCAAGTTTTTCTGGGCTTAGCAATCTCTTTTCCGCATTTAGGACATTTAGCCATATATATCATCCGTTTCCATCTTACATATGTATATGAATATATAATTTTCCATGCAAAAGAGCTTTCAACTGCGAAAATGACTGCTTTAAGCAACAGTAGAAAGTTTTGAAGGAATAGGATAAGATGTCGTCAAGAGATGAAGTGTTGCAAACGATAAAAAATGGCAAACGCGAGCTTGGCATCGAAGATATGATGTTTGAAGTAGAATATGTTGAGAGACCGAGCAAAATAGGAAAACGAGCGGAGATCTTCATCTGGTCTCAAGACCAGGCAGAAATAGTGCTGTATCCAGATGCAACGCTTTTTAGCGTTCATCATGAACTTTGTCATGCAAAGCTGTTTAGAATGGGTTTCCCTTTGACGAATACTGAGAAGGACCTTGAACTGTTTCCTGATTTAAAAGATTATAGGAGGATGGTGGTTATCGTTGAATGGTACATCAATGAGCTTCAGAAACGAGTTTTTGACGAATATTACGCGGTCGATGAAGCAGGTACCGCTCGACCGCCTCCGTTCCCAGAATTACCAGGACTTCCAGAGGAGAAATTTTCTGCTGAGCAGATTATCCATATAACTGAAATTGTGAAAAGAGAAGGCAAAGGTGGTGCTTTTTAAGTTTAAGTTCTTCCGCGCCAAAATGCCAACACTACGAGACTTCGAGCAATCAGAGAAACCCCTACTACTGCTATAATTCCACCTATAAAAGGAAACCATTCTTTTATGGCTTCTGAAAGCAAAAGGTTGAACATGTAGGCTGCGCCCAACCAAAGAACAATGTTGGAAGTCGTCTCAGCCACCTTGTTCATATGAGACTTAAAATTGAGCCTCAATGCCAAGACAAAGAACTGAAATAGTCCAAGGACTATGCAGAACCGCATTACTGTTTCATAGACCACATGGTGTTCGTTCACATGTGTAGGAGCAGGCAAAAGCACGTTGTCCGTAATATTTTTTAACTCGAAATCTTCAAAGAACGCTAAAACTTCTGCATAGTAATTTGGCACAATAACGAAAAACAACGCGAAAAGCATAACAAAAAAACCGAACGAGAGAAGACCAATCCAATTTTCTCTTCTATCATGTGGCACTCTAAACAATCTCCTCATCTATCTAATTGATTAGCGGTGTAACCTTAAAAAATTGACTGCCAGCAAGGAACACCACACACTCAGCAAGCCAACATAATGCACAGCAAACCTATAACACCCAAACACCCGTATCCACACCAATTATAGCC contains:
- a CDS encoding chorismate-binding protein, whose protein sequence is MAKCPKCGKEIAKPRKTWKMAGRPDKQGKRLELEIGLFDCPKCGVFRKALSKRKI
- the truD gene encoding tRNA pseudouridine(13) synthase TruD, yielding MKVPTIEKQLGIETFVTKTRGIGGVIRQMPEDFMVEEVLVDGSKAELKPKLRGQVTGEGRYLICLLVKRDWDTLLAARKIAKQLGISERRVRIAGIKDKKALTAQHISIENINLRQLRRIRVDDIHVYPLRYSPNMIFPHMSFGNTFHISVRNISHSNAVLQERMSDMVNELRVLGGIPNFFGHQRFGTIRPITHLVGKALARDDLERAALLFLAKSSPYEHPQSREARQRLQETRDFKEVINVFPRWLLYERLMLAHLVKHPKNFVGAFRRLPRRLCRLFLQAYQSYIFNRFLSQRLLRKIPINEPQLGDYVVKTDSHGLPIRSYIKATHEKLEDLRKKVKKGEMYVAIPLIGFKQTSSEGLQGEIEHSILESEKITQANFYVSSAPEMSAAGELRATMTPIINLNADKPVKDESNLRKKELRISFTLHRGCYATVVLREFMKPRNMIKAGF
- the pth2 gene encoding peptidyl-tRNA hydrolase Pth2; amino-acid sequence: MSQEEFEYKQVIAVRTDLKMGKGKLAAQVGHAAVSAAEKARKRRSEWWQAWLREGQCKVAVKVKNLAELLELQKEAVGMKLPHSLITDRGLTQLPPSTVTCLGIGPAPSIQIDEITGKLPLL
- a CDS encoding ribbon-helix-helix domain-containing protein, with translation MAIRVFWTVLYGLLMACFFLVGIYLPYLGWAGFIVLPLMTSAIVGYFSKEIREAFSVIVVGLVVYGVIALILIGVLSSSIANALYWVHEASWPQLSEAELHATMYNETVYALGIMCIGFFMIQISLTVGGVSVGIFVKKLQRMLQPAKDRIISYGDFTTEGITRTGVVKVRVIGTIPEELYEWMKKEVEASNYVNQSHIIEAALRKLKEEREEP
- a CDS encoding NAD(P)/FAD-dependent oxidoreductase, yielding MSSDVVVVGAGPTGSFCALQAAKLDAQVTIFEEHGKVGVPSHCTGHLSLAGIRRFDLRLPKNVFENEIKSAVFYSPSGYRFVVRFASPVTCVVNRALFDQHLSNLALKAGAKIVNDTYVDSLLIEKGTVRGIIFKGKKRTKKLVSKVVIDAEGVSSSLLKRAGLSSLNSRTIVNGVQAEVDKINNIDSDTVEVFLSRNFATGFFAWIVPRRDGTAKVGLGTERGNPRECLRHFVNHNPIARQRLKRSHVTNLAYHPISLGGPIPRTFYDGLLVVGDTASQVKPTTGGGVVMGLTCAEIAGKVVALAVRHKDFSANFLAEYERRWKKKIGFDMMAMKRLRTMLNSFSDKQLDQLITLCTRLRLDESLKTVRDVDFQGTSLIRIAKSPRILATALYFLIASFF